A single Anopheles arabiensis isolate DONGOLA chromosome 2, AaraD3, whole genome shotgun sequence DNA region contains:
- the LOC120895868 gene encoding serine--pyruvate aminotransferase, mitochondrial codes for MEYRVSAPDVLRDPLVVPEKLLMGPGPSNAPPRVLEAMARPILGHLHPETLKIMDDIKAGVRYLFQTNNAATFCLSASGHGGMEATLCNLLEDGDVVLIGHTGHWGDRAADMASRYGADVRLVRASQGSSLALPEIRRAIETHRPSVLFLTQGESSTGVRQGLEGVGALCRAHDCLLVVDTVASLGGTPFHMDAWEVDAAYTGSQKVLGAPPGITPISFNHRAVERYRRRQTKVKVYYWDMFLVGDYWGCFGRPRIYHHTISSTLLYGLREAIAMACEESLPSLIARHQDCAKRLHDGLRAMGLELYAQERDRLPTVTTIRVPAGLDWLQVSQHAMKTYLVEISGGLGPTAGQVFRIGLMGQNATSERVDRVLQVFRDSIKAVKPDFAFPRSASKM; via the exons ATGGAGTATCGCGTAAGTGCGCCTGACGTGTTGCGCGATCCGTTGGTAGTGCCGGAAAAGTTGCTGATGGGTCCGGGCCCCTCAAATGCGCCACCGCGCGTCCTGGAAGCGATGGCACGGCCCATACTGGGGCATCTGCATCCGGAAACGCTCAAAATCATGGACGATATAAAGGCGGGCGTGCGCTACCTGTTCCAGACGAACAATGCGGCCACCTTCTGCCTGAGCGCGTCCGGGCACGGCGGCATGGAGGCGACGCTGTGCAACCTGCTCGAGGACGGTGACGTGGTGCTGATTGGCCACACGGGTCACTGGGGTGACCGGGCGGCCGATATGGCCTCGCGATACGGTGCGGACGTTCGGCTGGTGCGCGCCAGCCAGGGCAGTTCGCTCGCGCTGCCCGAGATACGGCGCGCGATCGAAACGCACCGTCCGTCGGTGCTGTTCCTGACGCAGGGCGAATCGTCCACCGGCGTGCGGCAGGGACTGGAAGGGGTCGGTGCACTGTGCCGGGCGCACGATtgcttgctggtggtggacaCCGTTGCATCACTCGGCGGCACACCGTTCCATATGGACGCATGGGAGGTGGATGCGGCCTATACCGGTTCGCAGAAGGTGCTCGGTGCACCGCCGGGCATTACGCCCATTTCCTTCAACCACCGGGCGGT TGAACGGTACAGGCGGCGCCAGACGAAGGTGAAGGTGTACTACTGGGACATGTTCCTCGTCGGCGACTACTGGGGTTGCTTCGGTCGGCCACGCAT CTATCACCACACAATATCGTCGACGCTGCTGTACGGGCTGCGGGAAGCGATTGCCATGGCGTGCGAGGAATCGCTCCCGTCGCTCATTGCCCGCCACCAGGACTGTGCCAAGCGGCTGCACGATGGGCTGCGTGCCATGGGACTCGAGCTGTACGCCCAGGAGCGCGACCGACTGCCCACCGTCACGACCATCCGCGTGCCGGCCGGTCTGGACTGGCTGCAGGTGTCCCAGCACGCGATGAAAACGTATCTGGTCGAGATTAGCGGTGGGCTAGGTCCGACCGCTGGGCAAGTATTTCGCATCGGACTCATGGGCCAGAATGCAACGAGCGAGCGGGTAGATCGTGTGCTGCAAGTGTTCCGCGACTCCATCAAAGCGGTCAAGCCCGATTTCGCGTTCCCGCGCAGTGCATCCAAAATGTGA
- the LOC120893438 gene encoding facilitated trehalose transporter Tret1, which translates to MSSSAPGATNPMLYDPIPEGQGSTTKRNQFVAALGICMAAVSGGTALAWTSPVLAQLVPANQSDTSGLAHESFLLTTDEGSWVGAFLAVGAFLGALPAGYLAEKIGRKYTTMSLAVPYLISWALIIFATGAGMLYAGRLVIGIATGASCVVAPMFISEVAETSIRGALGAFFQLHLTVGILFVYAVGSYTHWVTLSILCAIFPVLLIVAMFIVPESPVYLVKKGRRIDAGVALKWFWGPNADTQSALQTIQSDLDAASGEAKVSDLFTNPTNRAALFISLLLMFFQQFSGINAVIFYTAPIFQSAGSTMDPAVCSIVVGVVQVVMTLASSVLIDKAGRRILLLQSSFIMGACLIVLGVYFKMQNDKVDVANIGWLPLASVVLFIISFSLGFGPIPWMMMGELCAPDIKGLASALAVMFNWTLVFLVTKSFGTMQELLGSDWTFWFFGAWMMVCTVYVFIKVPETKGKTNAQIQAILGGKK; encoded by the exons ATGAGCAGCAGCGCGCCCGGGGCGACCAACCCCATGCTGTACGATCCCATCCCGGAGGGACAGGGTTCGACGACGAAGCGCAACCAGTTCGTCGCTGCGCTTGGAA TTTGCATGGCGGCGGTGAGCGGCGGTACGGCCCTGGCCTGGACATCGCCCGTACTGGCCCAGCTTGTGCCGGCCAATCAAAGCGACACGAGTGGGCTCGCGCACGAAAGCTTCCTGCTGACCACCGATGAAG GATCATGGGTTGGTGCGTTCCTGGCCGTGGGAGCGTTCCTCGGTGCACTGCCTGCTGGATATTTGGCGGAGAAGATCGGTCGCAAGTACACAACCATGTCGCTGGCAGTGCCGTACCTGATCAGCTGGGCACTGATCATCTTTGCTACCGGTGCGGGCATGCTGTACGCCGGTCGTTTGGTCATTG GCATTGCAACGGGTGCGTCGTGCGTCGTTGCACCGATGTTCATCTCGGAGGTGGCCGAAACGTCCATCCGCGGTGCGCTGGGAGCATTCTTCCAGCTTCATCTAACGGTCGGCATCCTGTTCGTTTACGCCGTCGGTTCCTACACCCACTGGGTGACGCTCAGCATACTGTGTGCCATCTTCCCGGTGCTGCTGATTGTGGCCATGTTTATCGTGCCCGAAAGTCCAGTGTACTTGGTGAAGAAG GGTCGTCGTATTGATGCTGGCGTAGCACTGAAGTGGTTCTGGGGCCCGAATGCCGACACCCAGTCGGCGCTGCAGACCATCCAGTCCGATCTGGACGCGGCTTCCGGTGAGGCGAAAGTGTCCGACCTGTTCACGAACCCAACCAACCGGGCGGCGCTCTTCatctcgctgctgctgatgttctTCCAACAGTTCTCGGGCATCAATGCGGTCATCTTCTACACGGCGCCGATCTTCCAGTCGGCCGGCAGCACCATGGACCCGGCCGTCTGCTCGATTGTGGTCGGCGTCGTGCAGGTCGTAATGACGCTCGCCTCCTCCGTGCTGATCGACAAGGCGGGCCGCcggatactgctgctgcagagCAGCTTCATCATGGGCGCGTGCCTGATCGTGCTCGGCGTGTACTTCAAGATGCAGAACGACAAGGTGGACGTGGCGAACATTGGCTGGTTGCCGCTGGCCTCGGTCGTGCTGTTCATCATCAGCTTCTCGCTCGGGTTCGGCCCCATCCcgtggatgatgatgggcgAGCTGTGCGCGCCGGACATCAAGGGGCTGGCGTCCGCGCTCGCCGTCATGTTCAACTGGACGCTCGTGTTTCTGGTGACGAAAAGCTTCGGCACGATGCAGGAGCTGCTCGGCTCGGACTGGACGTTCTGGTTCTTTGGCGCGTGGATGATGGTCTGCACGGTGTACGTGTTCATTAAGGTGCCGGAAACGAAGGGCAAAACCAACGCACAGATTCAGGCCATCCTGGGCGGGAAGAAGTAA